Proteins from a single region of Desulfolutivibrio sulfoxidireducens:
- a CDS encoding mechanosensitive ion channel domain-containing protein: MRAPVMAFFVGVVVMAASFWPGALLCDLRAQPAPREALAAPAGQGASPPARDGQGPETDHDAEAKTWRTIVSGIEKDLDLRIRQTETLRRMLPDMKNDLGDALAKADNRLDQLILLRGVAGETPWAFRSILIQLRELERYVELKRSPLDDRQARLAQAKQDYASIRAIRKKGLTLDYAAGTSDTLDAPVARFRAFKKDLDEIKAEVDAALSQATVLQADIASARQDMAAGFVDSLKRYYFAPSDNLLTMEGWQSLADDLTEWGESFPRFCGPLVTWVRWTPFFLYAVSFFSLFVLAAVLVASRRRNIPLCDREASIETSTDMLQDTIPKTPVGTPPDMSSTAVPQIFPVNSNEMPCAPSQDTPKETLQDRTGPPSPANGRPDQKTIGGLGPGWLVIFAGLALFLADQLTFFTDNQFVSLGWVTLTALGGMLVLSRYPAPWVGVSRAGCVSFGKRPIFVFFLLFALGAFFLAINVPGTVVGLLWAVACLVASIRLYRLRTLSPGASRLRGFAVVTGYGMALMIPACLAGFGPQALIVTQAFFMLLLTLGISGAVTRGLTALAARGEGKRGLGMTLPFAQTVIYALYFTWVLHYMGGPGFADHVMDLSLHVGVATITPGAVVELVIAFFLARIVLTWLGGLVEVASFRGKRLDQGLAHALKNMASYLVWVGYVLFCLHIFGISLHALAWIASGLSVGIGFGLKDIVNNFVSGLIIMFGGSIKKGDIIQQGKNLGQVESVSIRNTIVRTLDNTMVIIPNSSFLRGEIVNLSYQDATMRLTIPIAVAPGAKIKKVRKLLLEAAKENEDVLKKPKPEVNIRQFGRIGVEFDLYVWIDNFMKKFKVESDLMTEIDKRFQENKIMLAFQSVKIKYKPKGTEEMQIEEARTALREKRGETFRTIRQIRRVHARRKWNLSRVTVKLPE, translated from the coding sequence ATGCGCGCGCCCGTCATGGCTTTTTTCGTGGGTGTGGTGGTGATGGCGGCGTCTTTTTGGCCCGGGGCGCTTCTTTGTGACCTGCGCGCCCAACCGGCTCCCCGGGAGGCCCTGGCGGCGCCGGCCGGACAGGGCGCGTCCCCTCCGGCGCGCGATGGGCAAGGCCCGGAAACGGACCATGACGCCGAGGCCAAAACCTGGCGGACCATTGTATCGGGCATTGAAAAGGATCTGGACCTGCGCATCAGGCAGACCGAGACCTTGCGCCGGATGCTGCCGGATATGAAAAACGACCTGGGCGACGCCCTGGCCAAGGCCGACAACCGCCTGGACCAACTCATCCTCCTGCGCGGCGTGGCCGGCGAGACCCCCTGGGCCTTTCGCAGCATCCTGATCCAATTGCGGGAACTTGAGCGGTATGTGGAACTCAAGCGTTCCCCCCTGGACGACCGCCAGGCCCGGCTGGCCCAGGCCAAACAGGATTACGCCTCCATCCGGGCCATTCGCAAAAAGGGCCTGACCCTGGATTATGCCGCCGGCACCAGCGACACCCTGGATGCGCCCGTGGCCCGCTTCCGGGCCTTCAAAAAGGACCTGGACGAGATCAAGGCCGAGGTGGACGCGGCCCTTTCCCAGGCCACCGTCCTTCAGGCCGACATCGCCTCGGCCCGCCAGGACATGGCCGCCGGATTCGTCGACAGCCTCAAACGCTACTATTTCGCCCCCTCGGACAATCTGCTCACCATGGAGGGCTGGCAATCCCTGGCCGACGACCTCACGGAATGGGGCGAAAGCTTCCCGCGTTTTTGCGGTCCACTGGTCACCTGGGTGCGCTGGACCCCGTTTTTCCTCTATGCCGTGTCTTTTTTCTCCCTGTTTGTCCTGGCCGCCGTCCTTGTTGCCTCCCGCCGTCGAAATATCCCGCTCTGTGATCGGGAAGCCTCGATTGAAACGTCAACAGATATGCTTCAAGATACAATTCCAAAGACACCTGTCGGGACCCCTCCAGACATGTCCTCGACGGCAGTGCCGCAAATTTTTCCTGTAAATTCCAATGAGATGCCATGTGCTCCGTCACAAGATACACCCAAAGAGACGTTGCAAGATAGAACCGGCCCGCCGTCCCCGGCCAACGGACGCCCGGATCAAAAAACGATCGGAGGCCTCGGCCCGGGATGGCTGGTGATTTTTGCCGGCCTGGCCCTTTTTCTGGCCGATCAACTGACCTTTTTCACCGACAACCAATTCGTTTCCCTTGGCTGGGTGACCCTGACGGCGCTGGGCGGCATGCTGGTTCTTTCCCGGTATCCGGCGCCATGGGTCGGGGTCTCCCGCGCCGGGTGCGTGTCTTTTGGAAAGAGGCCGATCTTTGTCTTTTTCCTCCTTTTCGCCCTGGGCGCGTTTTTCTTGGCCATCAACGTCCCGGGCACCGTGGTGGGCCTGCTGTGGGCCGTGGCCTGCCTTGTGGCCTCGATCCGCCTGTACCGCCTGCGGACCCTGTCCCCCGGGGCCTCGCGGTTGCGCGGCTTCGCCGTCGTGACCGGGTACGGCATGGCCCTGATGATCCCGGCCTGCCTTGCCGGATTCGGACCCCAGGCCCTTATCGTCACCCAGGCGTTTTTCATGCTGCTCTTGACCCTGGGGATTTCCGGAGCGGTCACCCGGGGGCTGACCGCCCTGGCCGCGCGTGGTGAGGGAAAACGGGGCCTGGGAATGACCCTGCCGTTTGCCCAGACGGTCATTTACGCCCTCTATTTCACCTGGGTGCTCCATTACATGGGGGGGCCGGGATTCGCCGATCACGTCATGGATCTTTCCCTGCATGTGGGGGTGGCCACCATCACCCCGGGCGCCGTCGTGGAACTGGTCATCGCGTTTTTTTTGGCCCGTATCGTGCTCACCTGGCTTGGCGGCCTGGTGGAGGTGGCCTCCTTCAGAGGCAAGAGGCTGGACCAGGGCCTGGCCCACGCCCTTAAGAACATGGCCTCCTATCTCGTCTGGGTGGGGTACGTCCTTTTTTGCCTGCACATCTTCGGCATATCCCTGCACGCCCTGGCCTGGATCGCCAGCGGCCTGTCCGTGGGCATCGGCTTTGGCCTGAAAGACATCGTCAACAACTTCGTCAGCGGCCTGATCATCATGTTCGGGGGGTCGATCAAGAAAGGGGACATCATCCAGCAGGGCAAGAACCTGGGCCAGGTGGAAAGCGTGTCCATCCGCAACACCATCGTGCGCACCCTGGACAACACCATGGTCATCATCCCCAATTCGAGCTTCCTTCGAGGCGAGATCGTCAACCTGAGTTATCAGGACGCCACCATGCGTCTGACCATTCCCATCGCCGTGGCCCCGGGGGCCAAGATCAAGAAGGTGCGCAAGCTCCTTCTGGAGGCGGCGAAGGAAAACGAGGACGTCCTGAAAAAGCCCAAGCCCGAGGTGAACATCCGGCAGTTCGGCCGGATTGGCGTGGAGTTCGATCTGTATGTGTGGATCGATAATTTCATGAAGAAATTCAAGGTGGAATCCGACCTGATGACCGAGATCGACAAACGTTTCCAGGAAAACAAGATCATGCTCGCCTTCCAGAGCGTCAAGATCAAGTACAAGCCCAAAGGGACCGAGGAGATGCAGATCGAGGAGGCCCGGACGGCCCTGCGGGAGAAGCGGGGCGAGACGTTTCGGACGATCCGGCAGATACGCCGGGTGCATGCCAGGCGGAAATGGAATCTGTCGCGGGTGACGGTGAAGCTGCCGGAATGA
- a CDS encoding ChaN family lipoprotein: MVPTSALLGLLLISMTILAGCAGGTASRAPAHPASPAEPAPDGGFARNAQAAPLCGLLDASGRPLTASALATAAAAADYILVGESHAAPCDHEAQAAILEALVASGLRPAIGLEMVDVTRQAILSAFGRGKLAVADLPRALEWEKNWGFDFSMYAPVFELAAHSHLPVFALNLPSPLARTIGAKGTAALTPAESALAPGEIIPPGEKAGKRLSAFFQDHQAMVSPGRRPVHTTPPPPPGTDSPRLAAFLTVQSLWDTQMGFAAVAARAASSRPIFILAGSWHVEYGDGIAARIRRLDPEARVLTVMPWRGGKAPESGQADLYFFCPQTLRSRLGFSLESDDPEAGKPLSVLISAVEPGSRAERAGLLAGDAIVAVAGTPLSSLFDLHTAAMEAGKAKKPLALTVRRGGETLDIAVDLPGRAK; the protein is encoded by the coding sequence TTGGTACCGACTTCCGCCCTTTTGGGGCTCCTCCTGATCAGCATGACCATTTTGGCTGGATGCGCGGGCGGGACGGCCTCCCGCGCGCCCGCGCATCCGGCGTCACCGGCCGAACCGGCCCCTGACGGCGGATTCGCCCGAAACGCCCAGGCCGCCCCCCTTTGCGGACTCCTTGACGCCTCGGGCCGGCCCCTGACCGCAAGCGCCCTGGCCACTGCCGCCGCTGCCGCCGACTACATCCTGGTGGGCGAGTCCCACGCCGCCCCCTGCGACCACGAGGCCCAGGCCGCCATCCTGGAGGCCCTGGTCGCCTCGGGGCTGCGGCCGGCCATCGGGCTTGAAATGGTGGACGTCACCCGCCAGGCGATCCTGTCGGCCTTCGGCCGGGGCAAACTGGCCGTGGCCGACCTGCCCCGGGCGCTTGAATGGGAAAAGAATTGGGGTTTCGACTTTTCCATGTACGCCCCGGTCTTTGAACTGGCCGCACACTCCCATCTCCCGGTCTTCGCCCTGAACCTGCCCTCGCCCCTGGCCCGCACGATCGGAGCCAAGGGAACCGCGGCCCTGACCCCGGCCGAAAGCGCCCTGGCGCCCGGCGAGATCATCCCCCCCGGGGAAAAGGCCGGCAAGCGCCTGAGCGCGTTTTTCCAGGACCATCAGGCCATGGTCTCCCCCGGCCGCAGGCCCGTCCACACCACCCCGCCGCCCCCGCCCGGGACCGACTCCCCGAGGCTGGCGGCCTTTTTGACCGTCCAGTCCCTGTGGGACACCCAGATGGGCTTTGCGGCCGTGGCGGCGCGGGCCGCAAGCTCCCGGCCGATTTTCATCCTGGCCGGTTCCTGGCACGTGGAATACGGCGACGGCATTGCCGCGCGCATCCGCCGTCTGGACCCCGAGGCCCGGGTCCTGACGGTCATGCCCTGGCGCGGCGGCAAGGCCCCCGAGTCCGGCCAGGCCGACCTGTATTTCTTCTGTCCCCAGACCCTGCGCAGCCGCCTGGGATTTTCCCTGGAATCGGACGACCCCGAAGCCGGAAAACCCCTCTCGGTGCTGATCAGCGCCGTGGAACCGGGCTCGCGGGCCGAGCGGGCCGGACTTTTGGCCGGAGACGCCATTGTGGCCGTGGCCGGGACCCCCCTTTCCTCCCTGTTCGATCTGCACACGGCGGCCATGGAGGCCGGAAAGGCCAAAAAACCCCTGGCCCTGACCGTGCGCCGGGGAGGGGAGACCCTGGACATCGCCGTGGACCTGCCGGGACGCGCGAAATGA
- a CDS encoding transporter substrate-binding domain-containing protein, with the protein MRNVLVVMVFLWAVFSPGPPARAQAAGQPAAVPQKRVLTVGAMRAPPFSFQDAQGEWRGIGIDLWDNVAEEMGVEYVIKKYELKGLLDALERGEVDVAAAPLPITPENINHLDFSQAYYFSGLGIAVPRQPARNIFFHVVEELFSTQFLAYVALMGVLLVASGLVVWWIERRINPDQFGRGARGIVDGMWWSAVTMTTVGYGDAAPKSVFGRLLGMVWMFASVVLVSIFTASITTTLTVGRIGGKVAGPEDLSGAVVACVSQGSAEFFLRHTHIKPHTYPDLAAALTALANKEVDAVVDDRPLLLHTVRNAFGKKIEVLGASFDPTAYAFAFPLGGELRKPVNIALWRLRRDRDYWKGITGPYLGE; encoded by the coding sequence ATGCGCAACGTTCTTGTCGTCATGGTCTTTCTCTGGGCCGTTTTTTCGCCGGGTCCTCCCGCCCGGGCCCAGGCGGCCGGGCAACCGGCGGCGGTCCCGCAAAAACGCGTACTCACGGTCGGAGCCATGCGCGCCCCGCCATTTTCCTTCCAGGATGCCCAGGGAGAATGGCGGGGGATCGGCATCGACCTGTGGGACAATGTGGCCGAGGAGATGGGCGTCGAATACGTCATCAAAAAATACGAACTAAAGGGCCTTCTCGACGCCTTGGAACGCGGGGAGGTGGATGTGGCCGCCGCGCCGCTTCCGATCACGCCGGAGAACATCAATCATCTGGATTTTTCCCAGGCCTATTATTTCAGCGGGCTGGGCATCGCGGTCCCAAGGCAGCCGGCGCGAAACATTTTTTTTCATGTGGTCGAGGAGCTTTTTTCCACCCAGTTCCTGGCCTATGTCGCGCTCATGGGCGTGTTGCTCGTGGCCAGCGGCCTGGTGGTGTGGTGGATCGAACGCCGGATCAACCCCGACCAGTTCGGCCGGGGCGCCCGGGGCATCGTGGACGGCATGTGGTGGTCCGCCGTGACCATGACCACTGTGGGATACGGCGACGCCGCCCCAAAAAGCGTTTTCGGACGTCTTCTGGGCATGGTCTGGATGTTCGCCTCCGTGGTCCTGGTGTCCATCTTCACCGCCAGCATCACCACCACCCTGACTGTGGGCCGCATCGGGGGCAAGGTCGCCGGCCCCGAGGATCTGTCCGGGGCCGTGGTGGCCTGCGTGTCCCAGGGGTCCGCGGAGTTCTTTTTGCGTCACACCCATATCAAGCCTCATACGTATCCTGATCTGGCCGCCGCCCTGACGGCCCTGGCGAACAAAGAGGTGGACGCCGTGGTGGATGACCGGCCGCTTCTGTTGCACACCGTCCGAAACGCCTTCGGGAAAAAGATCGAGGTGCTCGGGGCCAGCTTTGATCCGACGGCGTACGCCTTTGCCTTCCCCCTTGGCGGCGAATTGCGCAAACCGGTCAACATCGCCCTGTGGCGGCTACGCAGGGACCGGGACTATTGGAAGGGGATCACCGGTCCCTACCTGGGGGAATGA
- a CDS encoding phenylacetate--CoA ligase family protein, whose protein sequence is MTRKDRTEGIYSRREVLDESERRQYYQIQIKDLLTYAYRYSEDVKKRFDRAQFQVGKFKTLSDLKHIPILKKKELIFLQSMGPRLGGLLTKDMGELRRIFLSPGPIFDPEDREDDYWGWTEGFYASGFRSGDLVQVTFNYHLTPAGLMFEEPLRNLGCAVVPAGPGNSTTQLEIMQKLRVTGYVGTPSYLMHLAQKGEESGINLRKDLYLEVAFVTGEKFSEKLRANLEKKFDLIMRQGYGTADVGCVGYECFHKTGLHIANRAFVEICHPDTGIPLKDGEVGEIVVTAFNKTYPLIRLATGDLSYIERAPCPCGRTSPRLGNIVGRVDTTARIKGMFVYPHQVEQVITRFEEIKRWQIEVTNPGGIDEMNLIIEASNFKREEDLLHKFREKIKLRPTLTVLVPGTLPPQIRPIEDKRKWD, encoded by the coding sequence ATGACCCGCAAGGACCGGACCGAGGGCATCTACAGCCGTCGCGAGGTGCTCGACGAATCCGAGCGCCGCCAATATTACCAGATCCAGATCAAGGATCTTTTGACCTACGCCTACCGCTATTCCGAGGACGTCAAAAAACGCTTCGACCGGGCCCAGTTCCAGGTCGGCAAGTTCAAGACTCTCTCGGACCTCAAGCATATCCCCATCCTCAAGAAGAAGGAGCTCATCTTCCTGCAGTCCATGGGACCGCGCCTGGGCGGCCTCTTGACCAAGGACATGGGCGAACTGCGGCGCATCTTCCTGTCCCCCGGCCCCATCTTCGATCCCGAGGACCGCGAGGACGACTACTGGGGATGGACGGAGGGGTTTTACGCCTCGGGGTTCCGCTCCGGCGACCTGGTCCAGGTGACCTTCAACTACCACCTGACCCCGGCCGGCCTGATGTTCGAAGAGCCCCTGCGCAACTTAGGCTGCGCCGTGGTGCCCGCCGGTCCCGGCAACTCCACCACCCAGCTCGAGATCATGCAGAAGCTGCGGGTCACCGGCTATGTGGGCACGCCCTCCTACCTCATGCATCTGGCCCAGAAGGGCGAGGAATCGGGCATCAACCTGCGCAAGGATCTGTATCTGGAGGTGGCCTTCGTCACCGGCGAGAAATTCTCGGAGAAATTGCGGGCCAACCTGGAAAAGAAATTCGACCTGATCATGCGCCAGGGCTACGGCACGGCCGACGTGGGCTGCGTGGGCTACGAATGCTTTCACAAGACCGGCCTGCACATCGCCAACCGGGCCTTCGTGGAGATATGCCATCCCGACACCGGCATCCCGCTCAAGGACGGCGAGGTGGGCGAGATCGTGGTCACCGCCTTCAACAAGACCTACCCGCTCATCCGACTGGCCACGGGCGATCTGTCCTACATCGAACGCGCCCCCTGCCCCTGCGGCCGGACCTCCCCGCGCCTGGGCAACATCGTGGGCCGGGTGGACACCACGGCCCGCATCAAGGGCATGTTCGTCTACCCCCACCAGGTGGAACAGGTCATCACCCGTTTCGAGGAGATCAAGCGCTGGCAGATCGAGGTCACCAACCCCGGCGGCATCGACGAGATGAACCTGATCATCGAGGCCAGCAACTTCAAGCGCGAGGAAGACCTGCTGCACAAGTTCCGGGAAAAGATCAAACTGCGCCCGACCCTGACCGTGCTCGTGCCCGGCACCCTGCCCCCGCAGATCCGGCCCATCGAGGACAAGCGCAAGTGGGACTAG
- a CDS encoding efflux RND transporter permease subunit — MTDLFIKRPVATTLIMFALIFLGVVSYFSLPVSEMPNIDFPTIQVTAGLPGADPETMASAVATPLERQFSSISGLNSMSSVNSLGTTTLTLQFDLSRNIDGAGTDVLTYINAAQGSLPNTMPSPPTFQKVNPADMPVLYIRMASNSLPLYKVTAYAKTFLTQRISMINGVAQVSIYGDQTYAPRVQVDPDKLAAMQIGIDEVADAFSNETVMLPTGSLYGEDKLYTIKTRGQLHQAVAYNRQIITYRNGQPVRLKDVGETIDSTINDKNASFFDQEQGIVIAVKRSAGTNTIAVVDDIKALLPQIEATLPPSIKVDVLYDRSVSIEESINDVQFTMLLSIALVVIVVFLFLKNIQATVIASLALPASLIGTLAAMQVLGFSLDNLSLMALILAVGFVVDDAIVMIENVVRHTEMGKPVMQASLDGARQIGFTIISMTLSLAVVFIPIMFMAGILGRVLNEMAVTITACILVSGFVTLSFTPMLCSRFLSGHVGESGRFFKAIERGYEKTLHLALRFRFLVMMLSMAILALTLWLFTVIPTGFIPPTDSGMFYGFALAEQSASYDTMKDRLLKISRIISDDPDVLKFIGVIGVGGPVTSMNNAAMFPILKPLDERKASAQEIIDRLRPKLARLSDSYVFMYNPPSIQIGGKQTKALYQFTLLSPDTTELYATARKFEMSMRKLPQVADVNTDMQIDGPQVFVNIDRDKANTLGISANSIEGALMTAYAARQLTNLYATTDTYKVIVEVKPEFQRRPDLLNKLYVRSSTINPDTELPVLTPLSGIVSMEEGVGPLVVNHTGQLTSVTISFNTAGKYSLGEAVAAITDLAKKELPLDISYFFEGQATAFQESMGSVPFLMFLAIMIIYIILGVLYESFIHPVTILSGLPSAALGGLLTLLVFGRELDLYGFVGIIMLIGIVKKNSIMVIDFTIEAEKEGKSSFEAIFAGCVTRFRPIMMTTVAAIAGIFPIALGYGAGGDARQPLGLVVAGGLIISQVVTLYLTPVFYTYMDELQNWLTKKPHKNETAS, encoded by the coding sequence ATGACCGATCTTTTCATCAAGCGGCCGGTAGCCACGACGCTTATCATGTTCGCGCTCATCTTCCTGGGCGTGGTGTCGTATTTTTCGCTGCCGGTCAGCGAGATGCCGAACATCGATTTCCCGACCATCCAGGTCACGGCCGGGCTTCCCGGCGCGGACCCGGAAACCATGGCCTCGGCCGTGGCCACGCCCCTGGAGCGGCAGTTTTCCTCCATCTCCGGGCTTAATTCCATGAGTTCGGTGAACTCCCTGGGAACGACCACCCTGACCCTGCAATTCGACCTCTCGCGGAATATCGACGGCGCGGGCACCGACGTCCTGACCTACATCAACGCGGCCCAGGGCAGCCTCCCCAACACCATGCCCAGCCCCCCGACCTTCCAGAAGGTCAACCCGGCGGACATGCCCGTCCTTTACATCCGCATGGCCTCCAATTCCCTGCCGCTGTATAAGGTCACGGCCTACGCCAAGACCTTCCTTACCCAGCGCATCTCCATGATCAACGGCGTGGCCCAGGTCTCCATCTACGGCGACCAGACCTACGCCCCCCGTGTTCAGGTCGATCCGGACAAGCTGGCCGCCATGCAGATCGGCATCGACGAGGTGGCCGACGCGTTTTCCAACGAGACGGTCATGCTGCCCACCGGCTCGCTCTACGGCGAGGACAAGCTCTACACCATCAAGACCCGGGGACAACTCCATCAGGCCGTAGCCTACAATCGCCAGATCATCACCTATCGCAACGGCCAACCCGTGCGTCTCAAGGATGTCGGGGAGACCATCGATTCGACCATCAACGACAAAAACGCCTCCTTTTTCGATCAGGAACAGGGCATCGTCATCGCGGTCAAACGTTCGGCCGGCACCAACACCATCGCCGTGGTCGACGACATCAAGGCCCTCCTGCCCCAGATCGAGGCCACCCTGCCGCCCTCGATCAAGGTGGATGTGCTCTACGACCGCTCGGTCTCCATCGAGGAGTCCATCAACGACGTGCAGTTCACCATGTTGTTGTCCATCGCCCTGGTGGTCATCGTGGTTTTTTTGTTTCTGAAAAACATCCAGGCCACGGTCATCGCCTCCCTGGCCCTGCCGGCATCCCTGATCGGCACCCTGGCGGCCATGCAGGTGCTGGGGTTTTCCCTGGACAACCTGTCCCTGATGGCGCTTATCCTGGCTGTGGGATTCGTGGTGGACGACGCCATCGTCATGATCGAAAACGTGGTCCGGCACACGGAAATGGGCAAGCCGGTCATGCAGGCCTCCCTCGACGGGGCCCGCCAAATCGGCTTCACCATCATTTCCATGACCCTGTCCCTGGCCGTGGTCTTTATCCCCATCATGTTCATGGCCGGCATCCTGGGACGGGTGCTCAACGAAATGGCCGTGACCATCACCGCCTGCATCCTGGTCTCCGGTTTCGTGACCCTGTCGTTCACGCCCATGCTGTGCAGCCGGTTCCTTTCAGGGCACGTGGGCGAGTCGGGCCGGTTTTTCAAGGCCATAGAGCGGGGCTATGAAAAGACCCTGCATCTGGCCCTGAGGTTCCGTTTTTTGGTCATGATGCTGTCCATGGCCATCCTGGCCCTGACGTTATGGCTTTTCACCGTGATCCCCACCGGTTTCATCCCGCCCACCGATTCGGGCATGTTCTACGGCTTCGCCCTGGCCGAGCAGAGCGCCTCCTACGACACCATGAAGGATCGCCTGCTCAAGATCAGCCGCATCATTTCCGATGATCCCGATGTCTTGAAATTCATAGGTGTCATCGGTGTGGGCGGACCCGTGACCTCCATGAACAACGCGGCCATGTTTCCGATTCTGAAGCCTTTGGACGAGCGCAAGGCCTCGGCCCAGGAGATCATCGATCGCCTGCGGCCAAAGTTGGCCAGATTGTCGGATAGTTACGTGTTCATGTACAACCCGCCGTCGATCCAGATCGGCGGCAAGCAGACCAAGGCCCTCTACCAGTTCACCCTGCTTTCCCCGGACACCACGGAGCTGTACGCCACGGCCCGCAAGTTCGAGATGTCCATGCGCAAGCTGCCCCAGGTGGCCGACGTCAATACCGACATGCAGATCGACGGCCCCCAGGTCTTCGTCAACATCGACCGCGACAAGGCCAACACCCTGGGCATTTCGGCCAACTCCATCGAAGGCGCGCTCATGACCGCGTACGCGGCGCGCCAGTTGACCAACCTCTACGCCACCACCGACACCTACAAGGTCATCGTCGAGGTCAAGCCGGAATTCCAGCGCCGGCCAGACCTGTTGAACAAGCTCTACGTCCGTTCCAGCACCATCAACCCGGACACCGAACTGCCCGTGCTCACGCCCCTGTCGGGTATCGTGAGCATGGAGGAGGGCGTGGGGCCGCTGGTGGTCAACCATACCGGCCAGCTCACCTCCGTGACCATCTCCTTTAACACCGCCGGGAAGTATTCCCTGGGCGAGGCCGTCGCGGCCATCACCGATCTGGCCAAAAAAGAGCTGCCCTTGGACATCAGCTATTTCTTCGAGGGCCAGGCCACGGCCTTCCAGGAATCCATGGGCTCGGTGCCGTTTCTTATGTTTTTGGCCATCATGATCATCTACATCATCCTGGGCGTGCTCTACGAGAGCTTCATCCACCCCGTCACCATCCTCTCCGGCCTGCCCTCGGCCGCGTTGGGCGGCCTTTTGACCCTGCTGGTCTTTGGTCGGGAGCTCGATCTGTATGGATTCGTGGGCATCATCATGCTCATCGGCATCGTGAAAAAGAACTCCATCATGGTCATCGACTTCACCATCGAGGCCGAAAAGGAAGGCAAGTCGTCGTTCGAGGCGATCTTTGCCGGCTGCGTGACCCGTTTCCGGCCGATCATGATGACCACCGTGGCGGCCATCGCCGGCATCTTCCCCATCGCCCTGGGATACGGCGCGGGCGGCGACGCGCGCCAGCCCCTGGGCCTGGTGGTCGCCGGCGGCCTGATCATCTCCCAGGTGGTGACCCTGTACCTGACGCCGGTCTTTTACACCTACATGGATGAGCTCCAGAACTGGCTGACCAAAAAGCCCCACAAAAACGAAACGGCCTCATGA
- a CDS encoding efflux RND transporter periplasmic adaptor subunit has protein sequence MTTQAVDAPLNVDGVGHVYALNTVKVRAQVTGYIKETFFREGQEVAAGDRLILIDPAPFKAKVDEARATLLRDRATAEQNRRDWLRYKDLVQKAVISQEDYEQKRTEYQQAREQVRVDEAALDDAEINLSWCSINSPVDGVCSLQQVKTGNLVEANKDTILTVTQITPINVQMAVAEKTLPDIRQYAATGRLPLDVRYSGRNEVAARCQLTVINNTVDTTTGMITIQAECANADKKLWPGQFVDGTLVLTMIPGTVLVPSDALLTTQDGTKAFVIKADDTVEMRKLTIGRRIGPMTVVEKGMSQGERVVTSSLLKLFPGTKVTIISEEQFQAGPVSPKPASDAASSQGKAAN, from the coding sequence ATGACGACCCAGGCCGTTGACGCGCCGCTGAACGTGGACGGCGTCGGCCACGTATACGCCCTCAATACGGTCAAGGTCCGGGCCCAGGTCACGGGGTACATCAAGGAAACGTTTTTCAGGGAAGGGCAGGAGGTCGCCGCCGGGGACCGGCTGATCCTCATCGACCCGGCCCCCTTCAAGGCCAAGGTCGACGAGGCCCGGGCCACGCTGTTGCGCGACAGGGCCACAGCCGAGCAGAACCGGCGCGACTGGCTGCGCTACAAGGACCTGGTGCAGAAGGCGGTCATAAGCCAGGAAGACTACGAACAAAAGCGCACCGAATACCAGCAGGCCAGGGAGCAGGTCCGGGTTGACGAGGCGGCCCTGGATGACGCCGAGATCAATCTGTCCTGGTGCTCCATCAATTCCCCGGTGGACGGGGTGTGCAGCCTGCAGCAGGTCAAGACCGGCAACCTCGTCGAGGCGAACAAGGACACCATCCTCACCGTCACACAGATCACGCCCATCAACGTCCAGATGGCCGTGGCCGAAAAGACCCTGCCCGACATCCGCCAGTACGCGGCCACGGGGCGACTCCCCCTCGATGTCCGCTATTCCGGTCGGAACGAGGTGGCGGCACGGTGCCAGTTGACGGTCATCAACAACACCGTGGACACCACCACGGGGATGATCACCATCCAGGCCGAGTGCGCGAATGCGGACAAAAAACTCTGGCCCGGCCAGTTCGTTGACGGGACCCTGGTGCTGACGATGATTCCGGGCACCGTCCTTGTTCCGTCGGACGCGCTGTTGACCACCCAGGACGGGACCAAGGCCTTCGTCATCAAGGCCGATGACACCGTGGAGATGCGCAAGCTCACCATCGGCCGGCGCATTGGTCCCATGACCGTGGTGGAAAAGGGCATGAGTCAGGGCGAGAGGGTCGTCACCTCCTCCCTGCTCAAGCTTTTCCCCGGGACGAAAGTCACGATCATCTCCGAGGAGCAGTTCCAGGCCGGCCCCGTGTCGCCAAAGCCGGCGTCGGACGCCGCATCAAGCCAGGGCAAGGCAGCCAACTAG